The proteins below are encoded in one region of Pacificitalea manganoxidans:
- a CDS encoding nicotinate-nucleotide adenylyltransferase: MRYTTPLIRPGQSIGLLGGSFDPPHAGHVHISLEAMKRFGLDRLWWLVSPGNPLKVNGPAPMDKRLAASREIMTHPRVDVTDIEAQMGTRYTAETLQKLRARYPATRFVWLMGADNMVQFPKWERWDWIMENVPVGVMARPGQRLSARMSKAADRYGRWRVPAYESHKLPHCAPPAWCFINIPMSNISSTAIRASGGWG; encoded by the coding sequence ATGAGATACACCACACCCCTGATCCGGCCGGGCCAGAGTATCGGGCTGCTGGGCGGATCGTTCGATCCGCCTCATGCCGGGCATGTGCATATCAGTCTCGAAGCGATGAAACGCTTCGGGCTGGATCGGTTGTGGTGGCTGGTCTCCCCCGGCAACCCGTTGAAGGTGAACGGCCCCGCCCCGATGGACAAACGGCTGGCGGCCAGCCGCGAGATCATGACCCATCCCCGTGTCGACGTGACCGATATCGAGGCGCAGATGGGCACGCGCTACACCGCCGAGACGCTGCAAAAACTGCGCGCCCGTTACCCCGCGACCCGGTTCGTCTGGCTGATGGGGGCCGACAACATGGTGCAATTCCCGAAATGGGAACGCTGGGATTGGATCATGGAAAACGTCCCCGTGGGGGTCATGGCGCGGCCCGGTCAACGGCTGTCGGCCCGCATGTCGAAGGCCGCCGACCGCTACGGGCGCTGGCGCGTTCCGGCCTATGAAAGCCACAAGCTGCCGCATTGTGCGCCGCCCGCGTGGTGCTTCATCAACATTCCCATGTCCAACATCTCCTCCACCGCGATCCGGGCCAGCGGCGGCTGGGGCTGA
- the dacB gene encoding D-alanyl-D-alanine carboxypeptidase/D-alanyl-D-alanine endopeptidase, protein MTGPNRLSRRALLGGLLAGAAAPAMANAPLTSLTPRPRPALPPEEAAKPPPPPPPPLADVIAAAGLSGKVAVTVADAETGEVLEQSGGDMPLPPASTAKAITALYALNRLGPSYMFRTRVLATAPVVDGRLDGDLILAGSGDPTLDTDRLGDLVLALKAKGLVEITGRLLIWGAALPQVPTIDPGQPDHVGYSPGVSGLNLNFNRVHFEWRRANAGYELTMDARSGRYRPAVSTSRIEAVDRALPIYTYQAAGARDDWTVAAQALGSGGSRWLPVHNPQAYCADVFRGLLRSNGITTPEPVTIESLPRDMVLMAESLSQPLRVILEDMLLYSTNITAEAVGMAATAARGERPSDLPDSAGRMTEWLQAMAETGDARFVDHSGLGEQSGISPNDMVRALTRLGPVAEIRGILKSVPMRDANYTIVKNHPAQVRAKTGTLNFVSALCGFQTMADGRELAFAMVMADQDLRAQLSREDRERPDGGAAWNGRAKRLQMTLLRRWSETGVI, encoded by the coding sequence ATGACCGGACCTAATCGACTCTCGCGCCGCGCCTTGCTGGGTGGGCTGCTTGCCGGTGCGGCAGCGCCCGCGATGGCCAATGCGCCGCTGACCTCTCTGACCCCGCGCCCGCGTCCCGCGCTCCCGCCCGAGGAGGCCGCGAAGCCGCCGCCACCCCCGCCGCCGCCGCTGGCCGATGTGATCGCCGCAGCCGGGCTGAGCGGGAAGGTCGCGGTGACCGTGGCAGATGCCGAAACGGGGGAGGTGCTGGAGCAGTCCGGCGGGGATATGCCCCTGCCGCCCGCCTCGACCGCCAAGGCGATCACCGCGCTTTATGCGCTCAATCGGCTGGGGCCGAGCTACATGTTCCGCACCCGCGTTCTGGCGACCGCGCCGGTGGTGGACGGGCGGCTGGACGGCGATCTGATCCTTGCGGGCTCCGGCGATCCCACGCTTGATACCGACCGTCTGGGTGATCTGGTTCTGGCGCTGAAAGCCAAGGGGCTGGTGGAAATTACGGGCCGTCTGCTGATCTGGGGCGCGGCGCTGCCGCAGGTGCCCACCATCGATCCCGGCCAGCCCGATCATGTGGGCTACAGCCCCGGGGTGTCCGGGCTGAACCTCAATTTCAACCGGGTGCATTTTGAATGGCGCCGGGCGAATGCAGGCTATGAGCTGACGATGGATGCGCGGTCCGGGCGCTATCGCCCCGCTGTCAGCACCTCGCGGATCGAGGCCGTGGACCGCGCGCTGCCGATCTATACCTATCAGGCGGCCGGAGCCCGCGACGACTGGACCGTGGCGGCGCAGGCGCTTGGCTCCGGGGGCAGCCGGTGGCTACCTGTCCATAATCCGCAGGCCTATTGCGCCGATGTGTTCCGGGGGCTCTTGCGCTCCAACGGGATCACCACGCCTGAACCCGTCACGATCGAAAGCCTGCCGCGCGATATGGTGCTGATGGCCGAAAGCCTGAGCCAGCCGCTGCGCGTGATCCTCGAAGATATGTTGCTCTATTCCACCAACATCACCGCCGAGGCCGTGGGCATGGCCGCGACCGCCGCGCGCGGGGAGCGGCCCAGCGATCTGCCCGACAGCGCCGGACGCATGACCGAATGGCTACAGGCGATGGCCGAGACGGGTGATGCACGGTTCGTCGATCACTCCGGCTTGGGCGAGCAAAGCGGCATAAGCCCCAACGACATGGTGCGGGCGCTGACCCGTCTGGGGCCGGTGGCGGAAATCCGGGGCATTCTGAAATCCGTGCCCATGCGGGACGCCAATTACACCATCGTCAAAAATCATCCCGCGCAGGTCCGCGCCAAGACCGGCACGCTGAATTTCGTCTCCGCGCTCTGCGGGTTTCAGACGATGGCCGACGGGCGGGAACTGGCCTTTGCGATGGTGATGGCGGATCAGGATCTGCGCGCGCAGCTTAGCCGCGAGGACCGCGAGCGCCCCGATGGCGGCGCGGCGTGGAACGGGCGGGCCAAGCGGCTGCAAATGACGCTGCTGCGCCGCTGGTCGGAAACCGGGGTGATCTGA
- a CDS encoding PLDc N-terminal domain-containing protein → MEYGFFGLLVLVADIFAIYNVLSSSASTLSKIVWTIVILALPVLGFVAWLIFGPRSRSGARI, encoded by the coding sequence ATGGAATATGGTTTTTTCGGCCTTCTGGTCCTCGTGGCAGATATCTTTGCCATTTATAACGTGCTGTCCTCCAGCGCCTCGACCCTGTCGAAGATCGTCTGGACGATCGTCATTCTGGCGCTGCCGGTGCTGGGCTTTGTCGCTTGGCTCATCTTCGGGCCGCGCAGCCGTTCCGGCGCTCGGATCTAA
- a CDS encoding lysine--tRNA ligase, giving the protein MTELRDAAMSSKAWPFEEARRVLKRVEKTPPEKGFVLFQTGYGPSGLPHIGTFGEVARTTMVRRAFEMISDIPTKLICFSDDMDGFRKVPTNLPNQDMLAEDLHLPLTRVRDPFGTHEGFAQHNNARLCAFLDSYGFEYEFASATDYYTSGRFDEMLLTALERFDKIMAIMLPTLGAERQATYSPFLPVSPKTGKVLQVPTLERNVAAGTIVYEEPDGERVEIPVTGGNVKMQWKPDWALRWAALGVDYEMSGKDLIDSVTQSAKICRALGQTPPESLSYELFNDETGQKISKSKGNGLSMEEWLTYAAPESLQYFMYQKPKTAKRLYFDVIPKAVDEYHQQLRAFPDQDQKAQLANPVFHIHGHDVPDSNMVVPFAMLLNLASVSGAEDKDTLWGFIRRYAPDASPETHSDLDAAAGFAVRYYEDFVRPEKTYRAPTEQERAALTDLRDRLAVWDGGLDAEDLQSMVFAVGKDHEFEPLRAWFTALYEVLLGASQGPRFGGFIALYGVDETVALIDRALAGDLA; this is encoded by the coding sequence ATGACTGAGTTGCGCGATGCCGCGATGTCCTCCAAGGCCTGGCCCTTCGAAGAGGCGCGCCGCGTGCTCAAACGGGTTGAAAAGACGCCGCCTGAAAAGGGGTTCGTGCTGTTTCAGACCGGCTACGGCCCGTCGGGGCTGCCGCATATCGGCACCTTCGGAGAGGTCGCCCGCACCACGATGGTGCGCCGCGCGTTCGAGATGATCTCCGACATCCCGACCAAGCTGATCTGCTTTTCCGATGACATGGACGGCTTCCGCAAGGTGCCGACCAACCTGCCCAATCAGGATATGTTGGCCGAGGATCTGCACCTGCCTCTGACCCGCGTCCGCGATCCGTTCGGCACCCATGAGGGCTTCGCGCAGCATAACAACGCCCGGCTCTGCGCGTTCCTCGACAGCTATGGCTTCGAATACGAATTCGCCTCCGCCACCGATTACTACACCTCGGGCCGGTTCGATGAGATGCTGCTGACGGCGCTGGAGCGGTTCGACAAGATCATGGCGATCATGCTGCCGACACTGGGGGCGGAGCGTCAGGCGACCTATTCGCCGTTCCTGCCGGTCAGCCCCAAAACCGGCAAGGTGCTGCAAGTGCCGACGCTGGAACGCAATGTCGCTGCCGGCACGATCGTCTACGAAGAACCCGATGGCGAGCGCGTGGAAATCCCCGTCACCGGCGGCAACGTCAAAATGCAGTGGAAGCCGGACTGGGCCCTGCGCTGGGCCGCGCTTGGCGTCGATTACGAGATGTCCGGCAAGGATCTGATCGACAGCGTCACCCAATCCGCCAAGATCTGCCGCGCGCTGGGCCAGACCCCGCCGGAAAGCCTGTCTTACGAGTTGTTCAACGATGAGACCGGCCAGAAGATCTCCAAATCGAAGGGCAACGGCCTGTCGATGGAAGAATGGCTGACCTATGCCGCGCCCGAAAGCCTGCAATACTTCATGTATCAAAAGCCCAAAACTGCGAAGCGGCTCTATTTCGACGTGATCCCGAAGGCCGTGGACGAATACCACCAGCAGCTGCGCGCCTTCCCCGATCAGGACCAGAAAGCCCAGTTGGCGAACCCGGTGTTTCACATCCACGGCCATGACGTGCCGGACTCGAACATGGTCGTGCCGTTCGCGATGCTGCTGAACCTCGCCTCCGTCTCCGGGGCCGAGGATAAAGACACGCTTTGGGGCTTCATCCGCCGCTACGCCCCCGACGCCAGCCCAGAAACCCATTCCGATCTGGATGCGGCGGCAGGCTTTGCGGTGCGCTATTACGAAGACTTCGTGCGCCCCGAAAAGACCTACCGCGCGCCCACCGAACAGGAGCGCGCCGCGCTCACCGACCTGCGCGACCGGCTGGCCGTATGGGATGGCGGGCTGGACGCCGAAGACCTGCAAAGCATGGTGTTCGCCGTCGGCAAGGACCACGAATTCGAGCCGCTTCGCGCTTGGTTCACCGCGCTTTACGAGGTGCTTCTGGGCGCAAGCCAAGGCCCCCGTTTCGGCGGCTTCATCGCGCTTTACGGCGTGGATGAAACCGTGGCGCTCATTGACCGCGCCTTGGCCGGCGACTTGGCCTGA
- a CDS encoding tellurite resistance TerB family protein, with translation MTDTAELTPQQCLVALMIAVSASDENMRTSELVTIQRIVNHLPVFRDFDQESIGEISHLVFTLFEAEDGLDQLFALMRDRLPEKLNETAYALACDVAAADGAIEGPEARILEEIRYELDIGRLHAAAIERGTRARHMTV, from the coding sequence ATCACCGACACCGCCGAGCTTACCCCGCAGCAATGCCTTGTCGCGCTGATGATCGCGGTCTCGGCCTCTGACGAGAATATGCGCACCTCCGAGTTGGTGACCATCCAGCGCATCGTCAATCACCTGCCGGTGTTCCGGGATTTCGATCAGGAAAGCATCGGGGAGATTTCGCATCTGGTGTTCACCCTGTTCGAGGCCGAAGACGGGCTGGACCAGTTGTTTGCGCTGATGCGGGACCGTTTGCCGGAGAAGTTGAACGAAACGGCATACGCGCTGGCCTGCGATGTCGCCGCCGCCGATGGCGCGATCGAGGGGCCGGAGGCGCGGATTCTCGAAGAAATCCGCTATGAGTTAGATATCGGGCGTCTGCACGCCGCCGCGATCGAGCGGGGCACGCGCGCGCGGCATATGACGGTTTAA
- a CDS encoding DUF4864 domain-containing protein yields MDRRFYPFGLAAVAVVIAAPVAAQDAALQGVIADQLQAFVARDATRAFDHASPMIQGMFATPEMFAGMVAEGYPMVWDNAQVRFGGVEPRGATKVQTVYITDAAGRFHALQYEMIQIEGDWKINGVELLEAPTPSV; encoded by the coding sequence ATGGATCGCCGCTTTTACCCGTTTGGTTTGGCCGCTGTGGCCGTTGTCATCGCCGCGCCTGTCGCCGCGCAGGACGCCGCGTTGCAGGGGGTGATCGCGGATCAGTTGCAGGCGTTCGTGGCGCGGGATGCGACGCGGGCCTTCGATCATGCCTCCCCGATGATCCAAGGCATGTTTGCCACGCCGGAGATGTTCGCGGGCATGGTCGCCGAAGGCTACCCGATGGTCTGGGACAATGCGCAGGTGCGATTCGGCGGGGTCGAGCCACGGGGCGCGACGAAAGTGCAGACGGTCTACATCACCGATGCCGCAGGCCGGTTTCACGCGCTGCAATATGAGATGATCCAAATCGAAGGTGACTGGAAAATCAACGGGGTGGAGCTGCTCGAAGCGCCGACGCCTTCGGTCTGA
- a CDS encoding glycosyl hydrolase family 28-related protein, with translation MNMAITDGLTLMPPVFANGLEVWANGDGTPGSTTLDGVPTAAFVPADADFAGCLEIVKLNATEQIRYMGETPYRPGMYLRVTARVKAMSGNLPNVRIAAWAGDASLTHVAGLVETGPSVALAQYGEVVEVTAIIGSGQRGGVDMVWGTAPAYAHVGLDLTGPDGGVVRIDDLRVEDVTVAYLAQMLGAVDVRDYGAVGDGVADDSAAFAAADAAAQAQGGEVLISAGRYRLESNVSLASPARFVGTVEMPASARLTLTRNFNLPAYADAFGDETEGFRRALQALFNFADHDALDMGGRNVDLTAPIDVHAVVGTRDSSAIRRVIRNGSFYLRDSAEWADTVVTSQASYSASDPKRLSNVADIANVPVGALVTGAGVGREVYVTSKNVGAATLELSAELHDAVGTQNYTFRRFKYALDFSGFSDVSRVVLADLEFQCNSLGSAVMLPPAGLIFHVRDCFFSNMKDRGITSTGRGCQGMLVDRCQFLSREQQLPVSARETIAINVNANDTKIRDNRAVRFRHFVVSGGAGHIYAGNHWFQDDHEPDGIRTAGLVLTNTNVKMLINGNYIDNSFIEWTNEHDAAPEHSNEYSFGGLTIVGNIFTAIDVAPWFSWLVVKPYGAGHYIHGLNVTGNTFKSLNGSINRVEKVDDTLAALDMGRCRNLRFEGNLFTAIDQVTVNPVTVQMDQATDAKTWVVAFDGYLPFDGRARNVENIVMEGEIRNAAGDGVYAYPFVRVERGTDGDAVEVVWPEPVHGRVHITGRVDAPN, from the coding sequence ATGAACATGGCGATTACCGATGGTCTGACACTGATGCCGCCTGTCTTTGCCAACGGGCTGGAGGTGTGGGCCAATGGCGATGGCACACCCGGATCGACGACGTTGGACGGGGTGCCAACGGCGGCCTTCGTTCCGGCGGATGCGGATTTTGCAGGCTGTCTGGAGATCGTGAAGCTCAACGCGACCGAGCAGATCCGCTATATGGGCGAGACACCCTACAGGCCCGGCATGTATCTGCGCGTCACCGCGCGGGTGAAGGCGATGTCGGGCAACCTGCCGAATGTGCGGATCGCGGCATGGGCGGGGGATGCGAGCCTGACCCATGTGGCAGGGCTGGTCGAGACGGGGCCGAGCGTGGCGCTGGCGCAATATGGCGAGGTGGTCGAGGTCACCGCGATCATCGGCTCCGGGCAGCGCGGCGGGGTGGATATGGTCTGGGGCACCGCGCCTGCCTATGCCCATGTCGGGCTGGACCTGACTGGGCCGGATGGCGGGGTGGTGCGGATCGACGACCTGCGGGTCGAGGACGTGACGGTGGCGTATCTGGCGCAAATGCTGGGCGCGGTCGATGTGCGCGATTACGGCGCGGTGGGCGACGGGGTTGCGGATGACAGCGCGGCCTTTGCGGCGGCGGATGCGGCGGCGCAGGCGCAGGGAGGGGAGGTTCTGATCTCGGCCGGGCGCTACCGGCTGGAAAGCAACGTGAGCCTTGCCAGCCCCGCCCGGTTTGTCGGCACGGTCGAGATGCCCGCATCGGCGCGGCTGACCCTGACACGCAATTTCAACCTGCCCGCCTATGCCGATGCGTTTGGCGATGAGACCGAAGGGTTCCGCCGCGCGTTGCAGGCGCTGTTCAATTTCGCCGATCACGACGCGCTGGACATGGGCGGGCGCAATGTGGACCTGACCGCCCCGATCGACGTGCATGCAGTGGTCGGCACCCGCGACAGTTCCGCCATCCGGCGGGTGATCCGCAATGGCAGCTTCTACCTGCGGGACAGCGCCGAATGGGCCGATACGGTAGTGACCTCGCAGGCGAGCTATTCGGCGTCCGACCCGAAGCGGCTGAGCAATGTGGCCGATATCGCCAATGTGCCGGTCGGCGCGCTGGTCACCGGCGCGGGCGTGGGGCGGGAGGTCTATGTCACCTCCAAGAATGTGGGCGCCGCGACGCTGGAGCTGTCGGCGGAGCTGCATGACGCGGTGGGCACGCAGAACTACACCTTCCGCCGGTTCAAATATGCGCTCGATTTTTCGGGGTTTTCCGATGTGAGCCGCGTGGTGCTGGCGGATCTGGAATTTCAGTGCAACAGCCTTGGCTCTGCCGTGATGCTGCCGCCTGCGGGGTTGATCTTCCATGTGCGGGACTGCTTTTTCAGCAATATGAAGGACCGGGGCATCACCTCCACCGGGCGGGGCTGTCAGGGGATGTTGGTGGATCGCTGTCAGTTCCTGAGCCGCGAGCAGCAACTGCCGGTCAGCGCGCGCGAAACCATCGCGATCAACGTCAATGCCAACGACACCAAGATCCGCGACAATCGCGCCGTGCGGTTCCGGCATTTCGTGGTCTCCGGCGGGGCGGGGCATATCTATGCGGGCAACCATTGGTTTCAGGACGATCACGAGCCCGATGGCATCCGCACCGCCGGGCTGGTGCTGACCAACACCAACGTCAAGATGCTGATAAACGGCAACTATATCGACAATTCGTTCATCGAATGGACCAACGAGCATGACGCCGCGCCGGAGCATTCCAACGAATACAGTTTCGGCGGGCTGACGATCGTCGGGAATATCTTTACCGCGATCGACGTGGCGCCGTGGTTTTCGTGGCTGGTGGTGAAGCCCTATGGCGCGGGGCATTACATCCACGGGCTGAACGTCACTGGCAACACGTTCAAGTCGCTGAACGGATCGATCAACCGCGTGGAGAAGGTCGATGACACGCTGGCCGCGCTGGATATGGGCCGCTGCCGCAACCTGCGGTTCGAGGGCAACCTGTTCACCGCCATCGATCAGGTGACGGTCAATCCCGTGACGGTGCAGATGGATCAGGCCACGGATGCCAAGACATGGGTGGTGGCGTTCGACGGCTACCTGCCGTTCGACGGGCGCGCGCGCAATGTCGAGAATATCGTGATGGAGGGCGAGATCCGCAATGCGGCGGGCGACGGGGTCTATGCCTATCCGTTCGTGCGGGTCGAGCGGGGCACCGATGGCGACGCGGTGGAGGTCGTCTGGCCGGAGCCGGTGCATGGCCGGGTGCATATCACCGGGCGGGTGGACGCGCCAAACTAG
- a CDS encoding HugZ family pyridoxamine 5'-phosphate oxidase: MPDAALGPLRPTDDDARAQARDLIDTARFAALGVLSDGVPMVSRVALATDACGTPVSLISDLALHTAALRATPACSLLLGEPGAKGDPLTHPRLTLQARAEFIARDSADHPRLRARYLDLRPKSALYLDFADFNFVRFVPAAAMLNGGFGRAFHLTPADLAPRG; this comes from the coding sequence ATGCCCGATGCCGCCCTCGGCCCCCTCCGCCCCACGGATGACGACGCCCGCGCGCAGGCCCGTGACCTGATCGACACCGCCCGCTTCGCAGCACTTGGCGTGTTGTCGGACGGGGTGCCGATGGTCAGCCGCGTGGCGCTTGCGACCGATGCCTGCGGCACCCCGGTCAGCCTGATCTCCGACCTTGCTCTGCACACCGCCGCGCTGCGCGCCACACCCGCCTGCTCGCTCCTGCTGGGGGAGCCGGGCGCGAAGGGCGATCCCCTTACCCATCCGCGCCTGACGCTTCAGGCCCGCGCCGAATTCATCGCCCGCGACAGCGCAGACCATCCCCGCCTGCGCGCCCGCTACCTCGACCTGCGGCCGAAATCGGCGCTCTATCTCGACTTCGCGGATTTCAATTTCGTGCGTTTCGTCCCCGCGGCGGCGATGTTGAACGGCGGGTTCGGGCGGGCGTTTCACCTGACCCCCGCCGATCTGGCCCCACGGGGGTAA
- a CDS encoding ChrR family anti-sigma-E factor — protein MTDLPLIRHHIPDTVLAAYAAGSLDEAFALVVACHLSLCDTCRATVAAVEATGGALLEDTTPAPLPPGALDAMLARLRAEPDDAVDDMLEDPALAAKPAPIALPASPTDTAFPAPLGAYAAASAETVRWRSVGGGVRQAVLPCAGRAKARLLYIPAGTEMPDHSHRGMEMTMVLQGAFSDEVDRFTFGDVEMGDEDLHHTPVAEAGRDCICLAATDAPLRFRGWLPRLAQPFIGI, from the coding sequence ATGACCGATCTGCCCCTCATTCGGCACCACATCCCCGATACCGTGCTTGCCGCCTATGCCGCAGGGTCGCTGGACGAGGCTTTCGCGCTGGTCGTCGCCTGCCATCTGTCGCTTTGCGATACCTGCCGCGCCACCGTCGCGGCGGTCGAGGCCACGGGCGGCGCGCTGCTCGAAGATACGACACCCGCCCCCCTGCCGCCCGGTGCGCTGGACGCCATGCTGGCCCGGCTGCGCGCCGAACCTGACGACGCGGTGGACGACATGCTCGAGGATCCCGCGCTAGCGGCCAAGCCCGCACCCATCGCCCTGCCCGCGTCGCCCACCGACACCGCCTTTCCCGCGCCGCTCGGCGCCTATGCTGCCGCCAGCGCTGAAACCGTCCGCTGGCGCAGTGTCGGCGGCGGCGTCCGACAGGCCGTTCTGCCCTGCGCGGGCCGGGCCAAGGCGCGGTTGCTCTACATCCCCGCCGGGACCGAAATGCCCGACCATTCCCATCGCGGCATGGAAATGACGATGGTTCTGCAAGGCGCGTTTTCGGACGAGGTCGACCGCTTCACATTCGGCGACGTGGAAATGGGCGACGAAGATCTGCACCACACCCCCGTGGCCGAAGCCGGACGCGATTGCATCTGCCTTGCCGCCACCGACGCGCCCTTGCGGTTCCGGGGTTGGCTGCCGCGTCTGGCCCAACCGTTCATCGGCATCTGA
- a CDS encoding sigma-70 family RNA polymerase sigma factor, translating to MDAYARALRRVALHRDEAAFAELFQYFAPRIRAWLIKTGCAAAQADEVMQDAMTLVWRKARLYDPARAGAATWIFTIVRNRHIDLIRKQRRPEPEDLPWAASESPDPEATVAVTQDSAALRAAIARLPQRQRDVIARAYFADLSHSEIAEVMNLPLGTIKSRIRLGLERLRHELSARQ from the coding sequence ATGGATGCCTATGCGCGCGCGCTGCGCCGGGTCGCGCTCCACCGGGATGAGGCCGCCTTTGCCGAACTGTTTCAATATTTCGCCCCCCGAATCCGGGCGTGGCTCATCAAAACCGGCTGCGCCGCCGCTCAGGCGGATGAGGTCATGCAGGACGCCATGACGCTCGTCTGGCGCAAGGCCCGGCTCTATGATCCCGCGCGGGCCGGGGCGGCGACATGGATTTTCACCATCGTCCGCAATCGCCATATCGACCTGATTCGCAAACAGCGCCGCCCGGAGCCCGAAGACCTGCCATGGGCCGCCAGCGAATCCCCCGACCCCGAAGCGACGGTCGCCGTGACGCAGGACAGCGCCGCCCTGCGCGCCGCCATCGCCCGCCTGCCCCAGCGCCAGCGCGACGTCATCGCGCGCGCGTATTTCGCGGATCTCTCCCATAGCGAAATCGCAGAGGTGATGAACCTGCCGCTCGGCACCATCAAATCCCGCATCCGGCTGGGGCTGGAGCGCCTGCGCCACGAGCTGAGTGCCCGACAATGA
- the mgtE gene encoding magnesium transporter: MTERSGVEMANRADQNDTDIDTARAAESAAAGPGAPAPGIPPEEPREEFDPQLDAGRVREVLDAIDAEDAAALTVLLDPLHPADIADLIEQFDDRHRRVFLEVWGSEIDGEILSELREGLREEVILALPQETLSDAVRDLDSDDVVDLLEDLEESQQALILGALPAIDRAQIEQALAFPEYSAGRLMQREVVRAPEHWDVGQTIDFLRAADNELPDQFYHIMLVDPRMRPIGYVALGRMLSSPRSTRLADITEDSFRTFGVEQPEAEVAYAFNQYHLISAPVIDAEERLVGVITIDDAMAVLDEEAEEDILRLAGVGEGSLSDRVIDTTRQRLPWLAVNLVTAIMASLVIAQFEGVITQIVALAVLMPIVASMGGNAGTQSLTVAVRAIATRDLTGSNVWRVVRREAGVGLVNGLIFAVVMGLVGLFWFSSPQLGYVIGLAMVVNLVIAGLAGILVPVALDKVGVDPALASGAFVTTVTDVVGFFAFLGLASVILL; this comes from the coding sequence GTGACCGAGCGAAGCGGGGTTGAGATGGCGAACCGGGCGGATCAGAACGACACCGACATCGACACCGCGCGCGCCGCGGAAAGCGCCGCTGCGGGCCCGGGCGCGCCCGCCCCCGGCATCCCCCCCGAAGAGCCGCGCGAGGAGTTCGATCCGCAGTTGGATGCGGGCCGCGTGCGCGAGGTTCTGGACGCCATCGACGCCGAAGATGCGGCGGCGCTGACCGTCCTGCTGGACCCGCTCCACCCCGCCGACATCGCCGACCTTATCGAGCAGTTCGACGACCGGCACCGCCGGGTGTTCCTTGAGGTCTGGGGCAGTGAGATCGACGGGGAGATCTTGTCGGAACTGCGCGAGGGGCTGCGCGAGGAGGTGATCCTTGCGCTGCCACAGGAAACTCTGTCCGACGCGGTGCGCGATCTGGATTCGGACGATGTGGTCGACCTGCTCGAAGACCTCGAAGAATCCCAGCAGGCGCTGATTCTGGGGGCGCTGCCGGCGATCGACCGGGCGCAGATCGAACAGGCGCTGGCCTTCCCGGAATATTCCGCCGGTCGTCTGATGCAGCGCGAGGTGGTGCGCGCGCCGGAACATTGGGATGTCGGCCAGACCATCGATTTTCTGCGCGCCGCAGACAATGAACTGCCCGATCAATTCTACCATATCATGCTGGTCGATCCGCGGATGCGGCCCATTGGCTATGTCGCGTTGGGGCGGATGTTGTCTAGCCCGCGCAGCACCCGGCTGGCCGACATCACCGAAGACAGTTTCCGCACCTTCGGCGTGGAGCAGCCGGAGGCCGAGGTCGCCTATGCGTTCAACCAGTATCACCTGATCTCGGCGCCGGTGATCGATGCCGAGGAACGGCTGGTGGGCGTCATCACCATCGACGATGCGATGGCCGTTCTGGATGAGGAAGCCGAGGAAGACATCCTGCGTCTGGCCGGTGTGGGTGAAGGCTCTCTGTCCGACCGGGTGATCGACACCACGCGGCAGCGCCTGCCGTGGCTGGCCGTGAACCTTGTCACCGCGATCATGGCATCGCTGGTCATCGCGCAATTCGAGGGCGTCATCACCCAGATCGTCGCGCTGGCGGTTCTGATGCCGATCGTCGCGTCGATGGGCGGGAATGCGGGCACGCAATCGCTGACCGTGGCGGTGCGGGCCATCGCGACCCGCGACCTGACCGGCTCGAACGTCTGGCGCGTCGTCCGGCGGGAGGCCGGGGTGGGGCTGGTCAACGGTCTGATCTTTGCCGTGGTCATGGGGCTTGTCGGGCTGTTCTGGTTCAGCTCGCCGCAGCTGGGCTATGTGATCGGGCTGGCGATGGTGGTGAACCTCGTGATCGCGGGGCTTGCCGGGATTTTGGTGCCGGTCGCGCTCGATAAGGTGGGCGTGGACCCGGCGCTGGCCTCTGGCGCGTTCGTGACCACGGTGACGGATGTGGTGGGCTTCTTTGCCTTTCTCGGGCTGGCGAGCGTGATTTTGTTATGA